The following coding sequences are from one Arthrobacter sp. 24S4-2 window:
- a CDS encoding DUF47 domain-containing protein, translating into MKLRLFPQEPAGLHLLSQMASQIVLATGTLAEILGVPATEHNRLVEDMHNHEAKSAELQFALLTHMRTSFVNPLPREDMYALSRYLNEAMEKLDAAAELVALYKLERLPKRAADQLEIISRQAELTVDAMRKLNNLDDLEDYWIEILRLAKRAERTHRVWVADMLKDMKSTQYARNRDIANQLVEVTKDMRRIATQVGSIIVKES; encoded by the coding sequence GTGAAGCTCCGCCTCTTCCCGCAGGAGCCCGCGGGGCTGCACCTCCTCTCGCAGATGGCCAGCCAGATCGTCCTCGCCACCGGAACGTTGGCCGAAATCCTCGGTGTCCCGGCTACGGAACATAACCGGCTGGTCGAAGACATGCACAATCACGAGGCAAAATCTGCTGAGCTGCAGTTCGCCCTGCTCACCCACATGCGCACCAGCTTCGTGAATCCGCTGCCCCGCGAAGACATGTATGCCCTCTCCCGCTACCTCAACGAGGCCATGGAGAAGCTGGACGCCGCCGCGGAACTCGTGGCCCTCTACAAGCTTGAACGCCTCCCCAAACGAGCAGCCGACCAGCTGGAAATCATCAGCCGGCAGGCCGAGCTCACCGTGGATGCGATGCGGAAGCTGAACAACCTGGACGATCTCGAGGACTACTGGATCGAGATTCTCCGCCTGGCCAAACGGGCGGAACGGACACACCGCGTCTGGGTTGCGGACATGCTCAAAGACATGAAGTCCACCCAGTACGCCCGGAACCGGGACATCGCCAACCAACTGGTCGAGGTCACCAAGGACATGCGGCGCATCGCCACCCAGGTAGGCAGCATCATCGTCAAGGAATCCTGA